In one window of Opitutus sp. GAS368 DNA:
- a CDS encoding efflux RND transporter permease subunit, with the protein MQAKGLTPADVANAINLQNLTLPAGTAKIGDREYNVLLNSSPDLVAGLNDLPIKVVNGSTIYIRDVAQVRDGNAPQTNIVRQNGTRGALLPILKSGTASTLDIIKRVRAALPRIQSTLPPELDLKPQFDQSIFVRAALNGVLNEALLATLLTSAMILLFLGTWRNTLVVALSIPLSIFCSVITLNIFGQTINAMTLGGLALAVGILVDDATVTIENIDRNLGLKKPLIQAILDGAEQIAMPAFVSTLCICIVFVPIFLLEGTAKYLFGPLAMAVIFAMLASYLLSRTVVPTFVHYLLHGQPVFHDAEDGHVDPGAPKGDIFWRIHVRFNRHFARLRGAYTRALDWCLNRKQTIAFASVAVVLLTAVLLPFLGRDFFPIVDAGQFRLHVRAPAGTRIEETERVFTRVENTIREIIPAGELTAILDNIGLPAGSTALAFSDSVTIGSADGEILVSLNPDKHGSTWEYVRRIRARLTHDYPDYVFFTQPSDIVGQILNFGLPAPIDVQIAGRDRATNYALAQQLATRIAAIRGAVDVHVHQVVNAPSLKVNVDRARAEQLGLTQRDVAGNLLISLSGSGQSAPNYWLSPQNGVQYLVATQTPQFLIDSIDALQATPVGVSGRANTPQILGNVASVERTVSAAVVGHYNIQPVFDVYANVDQRDLGGVATEVRKLIREFEPQLPRGSFITLRGQVQSMDASFIGLGIGVLFAILLVYLLMVVNFQSWLDPFIIIMALPGALCGIVWILFLTRTTLSVPSLMGAIMSVGVATANSILLVTFANDLRKEGKDARAAALEAGHTRLRPVLMTALAMIIGMLPMSLGLGEGGEQNAPLGRAVIGGLLVATLATLFLVPVVYAALRRKAAHRPDETISEEMAECHLEPKP; encoded by the coding sequence CTGCAGGCGAAGGGCCTCACGCCCGCCGATGTCGCCAACGCGATCAACCTCCAGAACCTCACCCTGCCCGCCGGCACCGCCAAGATCGGCGACCGCGAATACAACGTCCTCCTCAACAGCAGCCCCGACCTCGTCGCCGGCCTCAACGACCTCCCGATCAAGGTCGTCAACGGCAGCACGATCTACATCCGCGACGTCGCCCAGGTCCGCGACGGCAACGCCCCCCAGACCAACATCGTCCGCCAGAACGGCACCCGCGGCGCCCTCCTGCCCATCCTGAAGAGCGGCACCGCCTCCACGCTCGACATCATCAAGCGCGTCCGCGCCGCCCTGCCCCGCATCCAGAGCACGCTGCCGCCGGAGCTCGACCTCAAGCCGCAGTTCGACCAGTCGATCTTCGTCCGCGCCGCGCTCAACGGCGTGCTGAACGAGGCGCTGCTGGCGACACTCCTCACCTCGGCGATGATCCTGCTCTTCCTCGGCACGTGGCGCAACACGCTCGTCGTCGCCCTTTCCATCCCGCTCTCGATCTTCTGCTCGGTCATCACGCTGAACATCTTCGGGCAGACCATCAACGCCATGACCCTCGGCGGCCTCGCGCTCGCCGTCGGCATCCTGGTCGACGACGCCACGGTCACCATCGAGAACATCGACCGCAACCTCGGCCTGAAGAAGCCGCTCATCCAGGCCATCCTCGACGGCGCCGAGCAGATCGCCATGCCGGCCTTCGTTTCGACGCTCTGCATCTGCATCGTCTTCGTCCCGATCTTCCTGCTCGAGGGCACGGCCAAATACCTCTTCGGCCCGCTGGCGATGGCGGTCATCTTCGCGATGCTCGCCTCGTATCTGCTGTCCCGGACCGTGGTGCCGACCTTCGTGCATTACCTGCTGCACGGCCAGCCGGTCTTCCACGACGCCGAGGACGGTCACGTCGACCCGGGCGCGCCCAAGGGGGACATCTTCTGGCGCATCCACGTCCGCTTCAACCGCCACTTCGCCCGCCTGCGCGGCGCCTACACACGGGCGCTCGACTGGTGCCTGAACCGCAAGCAGACGATCGCCTTCGCCTCCGTCGCGGTCGTCCTGCTCACGGCCGTGCTCCTGCCCTTCCTCGGGCGCGACTTCTTCCCGATCGTCGACGCCGGCCAGTTCCGCCTCCACGTCCGCGCGCCCGCCGGCACGCGCATCGAGGAGACCGAGCGGGTCTTCACCCGGGTGGAAAACACCATCCGCGAGATCATCCCGGCGGGGGAGCTCACCGCCATCCTCGACAACATCGGCCTGCCGGCGGGCAGCACCGCCCTCGCCTTCAGCGACTCCGTCACCATCGGCTCGGCCGACGGCGAGATCCTCGTCTCGCTCAATCCCGACAAGCACGGCTCCACCTGGGAATATGTCCGCCGCATCCGCGCGCGCCTGACCCACGACTACCCCGACTACGTCTTCTTCACGCAGCCGTCCGACATCGTCGGCCAGATCCTCAACTTCGGACTGCCGGCGCCCATCGACGTCCAGATCGCCGGCCGCGACCGCGCAACCAACTACGCCCTCGCCCAGCAGCTCGCGACCCGCATCGCCGCCATCCGCGGCGCGGTCGACGTCCACGTCCACCAGGTCGTCAACGCCCCCTCGCTCAAGGTCAACGTCGACCGCGCGCGCGCCGAGCAGCTCGGCCTGACGCAGCGTGACGTAGCCGGCAACCTCCTCATCTCGCTCAGCGGCTCGGGCCAGTCCGCTCCGAACTACTGGCTGAGCCCGCAGAACGGCGTGCAATACCTCGTCGCCACGCAGACGCCGCAGTTCCTCATCGACTCGATCGACGCCCTCCAGGCCACGCCGGTCGGCGTCAGCGGCCGGGCCAACACCCCGCAAATCCTCGGCAATGTCGCCAGCGTCGAGCGCACCGTCAGCGCGGCGGTCGTCGGCCACTACAACATCCAGCCGGTCTTCGACGTCTACGCCAACGTGGACCAGCGCGACCTCGGCGGGGTCGCCACCGAGGTGCGCAAGCTGATCAGGGAATTCGAGCCGCAGCTCCCGCGCGGCAGCTTCATCACCCTGCGCGGTCAGGTGCAGAGCATGGACGCCTCCTTCATCGGGCTCGGCATCGGCGTGCTCTTCGCCATCCTGCTGGTCTACCTGCTCATGGTGGTGAACTTCCAGTCCTGGCTCGACCCGTTCATCATCATCATGGCGCTGCCCGGGGCGCTTTGCGGCATCGTCTGGATCCTCTTCCTCACGCGCACCACGCTCAGCGTGCCCTCGCTGATGGGCGCCATCATGAGCGTCGGTGTCGCCACGGCCAACTCCATCCTGCTGGTGACCTTCGCCAACGACCTGCGCAAGGAGGGCAAGGACGCCCGTGCCGCCGCCCTCGAGGCCGGGCACACGCGCCTGCGCCCCGTGCTCATGACCGCGCTGGCCATGATCATCGGCATGCTGCCGATGTCCCTCGGCCTCGGCGAGGGCGGCGAACAGAACGCCCCGCTCGGCCGCGCCGTCATCGGCGGCCTGCTGGTCGCCACCCTGGCCACCCTCTTTCTCGTGCCGGTCGTCTACGCCGCCCTGCGCCGCAAGGCCGCCCACCGCCCCGACGAGACCATCAGCGAAGAGATGGCCGAATGCCACCTCGAGCCGAAGCCTTGA